One Vigna radiata var. radiata cultivar VC1973A unplaced genomic scaffold, Vradiata_ver6 scaffold_327, whole genome shotgun sequence genomic window, GGTTCAAGACATTAAACGAAATGATGAACAACGCGGAAATGGAaagaaacacaacaaaataCTCAGAATCATACCGAGACAAAATAAGATGAACTAAAAACAGACAATACCGAATCAAAACACAAAACTAACAACAGATTCAGAGACAAAAACGAGAATCAACACAGAAACAAGAATCAAGACAAAACAGAAATGGAAACAGATATACTTATCTCTTGTAGCGTGGACGAACCGAAGCTCTgactaccacttgatggaagatGCCTGAGGAACTGACCGATTGGCACGACGCGAACTCGAGCTAGAGGTTCCTCGAAGCGGTTCCGAATGAAGAATGCAGCggaataacaaaaataacaaagaaaataatgttagaaaaACCTAATCAGACACtgagaaaccctaaaacctcAAATCAATCGGTGAAAACACGAGNTGAACatgaagaaaccctaaaatggaGAGGAGATTCAAAAtaaaccgattaatcggttcaaacaaaagattaaacggtggaaaatgaaaatcaattgataaaaaaaagtttcaatcgGCTAAAATGGAGGAAAACGGTCAGAGAAGGAAAGAAACCCTAATCTGAGGTTGgagatggaaaaagaagaaCGAAGATGTGGTTGTATTACGAAGAAGAAGGTGAAACAGAACCTGATTGACGGTGACGAAGGACTCTCGAGGACGACGAACTCTCCCGCGGACGTCGAAGGTGAGAAGAGAATGAGTGTGCGCGAGTGGAGTTGTGAGAAATGAAGAATTCTCTCTCTGATGTGTGAGAGAGAATTTGTCTAATGATTTGGATGGTTGACgatgagagagaagcacggtGGAGCTTTGGAAAATGGAAAGTGGAAATGGTGCTTGGAAGGGGGCTAGAGGAGGTCTCTTGTACTCTCTAgcctgactttcaagagagaatagtttctgaattagaaaattctattctcaATATTCTCAAAAGTGTATAGTACAAGTGAGGAGCTgagtatttatagtgacccatgctccttgcaagctacactacagatacaataaaatgtaaaaagaggactacatgagacaggattccatcaagtatctaaaaataaaagataaatataggATATCTAACGTATATAATGTAGGGAGGTTCGACACTCACACGTACACATAAGTCTGCACATTGATCAGATATTGTCCACTTTGGGTCAAGCCCTCAtagatttgcttttggtaccactccaaaaggccctcttatcaatggaggtatcttatgtgtatataaactcatgtccatctctcattttttcttatgtgagactttgtttgtacccaacatccTCCCCTACAACGGaagtctttttctttcttatcctcagtacaccatggtcaacacTTCTCTCTCACAATCCATGGTCAAACACTGAGCATCTCTTGCTCtccacctctcatgattcacTTCCGGGCTATCTGCCACTCGCCACCTGCCAAAGATTCACCTGATCATGGAGGAACATACTCGACTGAGCTCGGTCACTAGACCCGAAccatgggctctgataccattggTAGGGAGGTTCAACAgtcacacatacacataagtctccaCATTGATAAGATATTGTTTGCTTTGGGTCAAGCCCTATcgaatttgcttttggtaccactccaaaaggcctcttatcaatggaggtatcttaggtgtatataaactcatatccatctctcattttttctgatgtgggaCTTTATTTGTACCCAAAATATATTGGTTATTTCTTAAACAAATTTACTAAAAAGATATAAGGTTTATTACATATTTGATTATGGTTACATACAAgagatttcaaaatattatgtttCAGAGAATTATCAAGGAAAATATTGGTAATATTTATcatagaaattgttattataagaAAGATTTTGCGGTTATAGAAAGAGTAGGTAGGAAATAAGGTGAATATTTATGTATACtctaaatacttttatatatttcttaagaGATAAAAAACTTGATGCTACGAAAATAGGTTTTAAAAGATTATAGAAGGCATGGAATTATCTTTAAGGTAGTTTCTTGATTTTATCTCGAAGGATATTATGATGATTATCTTTAAGGTCTGTGATTTTATTTGAgaacatatatttaatattttgaggtTATTAAAAAGATCATGTAAAATCTCTTAAACGTATTTAGGGTTTTAATGGTGAGAGTGAagtctataaatatacatattaaacGACTAAGCAAGTGTTATGCTTAGGTGAGAAAGAACTCAACTGAGAAGAATTGAAGGAAAAGTAAGAATATAAGACTCAAACATAGAAAAAAGCTTTGAAGGTTTACATATTAAATTCAGGTTAGGAAATTAACATTTCATGTGATTGTGAGATGGGTATCAATTTGAATAGTCATGTTTTGTGTTAATAGGAAATTAACTTGTCACTCCTTTTGCTCAACTACGAGGAAGATTGCAATCACCACATTGAGATAACAAAGCAAAGGAGTTATCATCAAAAGATAGTGATGGAGAATGGATTGAGGAAGCTCCTTCAACGAGTGATGAAGAacattaaagtaatataatacttaagaaaatacaataaattattttatattttaatttttcattaaaaaaaaaaagaaaaacaggttCATAAACTAGTTTTCCTGCTCCATCCTACCTCTAGTCCACCAGTTTGGTGGTTTGGGCTAGACTGGCCAAACTTCACTTTTGCATCCCCAGCCATGAGTACTTGCACtcctaaataatattaaagaggTTAACCAGGAATAACTAAGAGTCCAAACAATATTCAAGTGGTTAAGTAGGAGTGACTACTACCTCAAAGAATACTAATATTATACTTTGCAACATTAGTCTGCTTAATGAAACTCAGTCAATTAATTGATAACTAGACATAATTTGTATGATCagatgaattaataaaaaaaatacaattatgtaTTTTGCTTTTCCTTATCTCTTTATGTTATTCCTTATTATTACATGCACTGAATTACAAAGGAAAATCATATTGAGAAtacatgttaaaaaatgttttaaataaataaattaatcaagtaCTAAAGTTGCATATGTTAACACTTCATCCATCACttttaacatgaaaatatcGTTTAAGCATTCATCATGGAATAGatattagaaaaacaatttcactctcttttattgagtttttccaTACTTTTACAAACATGGATAGAaagagttttaatattttttgttcctACTCAACCTAATAGGCATATTAGAGAGCATAGTCCAATAAAACCCTTTAAATCCCTTTACAATGGAAGAGTCCAATACATGCCTATTTTGGCCATTTAGATAATATGACTAAAtcttttatagtttaatatgttggttattatttatcattttattactatttattatattccTCTTATACTTTTCGTGTAAGTATTATCCTAGTAGAAACATATGACTACAATTTATGTTAATTGATCAATACACTTAGTATGCTGAGAAAATACTTACTTCATAATCTGATCCTAATTTTCTTATTGATTAAGTGTAGGAGAATCTTTTGAAAGTGGATCATTTCCGTTTCAACAACAAAGAGACTCTTTCCATAGAAAAAGAGTGATCAAACCACTCTTAGAATCTCATCACTTATCCAAAAGTCCGCACTCAacgaaaaagaaattttttatggttttgtttcCAAGGTTTGAGATGGATGAAGAAGCATTGGAAAGGGTTAAGGCAGTGGCGGGATGAAGTTAAGAAAGACGGAAGTGTGCAGTTGCTAAAGACTTGAGATTGTTGGATGGAAGAGAAAATGGGTGTATTTTGTTCATTAcatattctaatatatatatatatatatgatgaaattatttttaataaaagtgttTAGAAAGTATCcgagattatttttttttatcaattgatAGCGTAAAAATTCTAATATAACATGTAATTCTAAAGTAATTATATTTGACTCCTTTTATAGTTTGATAAAGTCATTTTCTATTCTCGTTTATGGCGCTTGATGAGGAGTATGTTCAGGGAAATGGGAACCCTGGGGAACTtataaaaatgaagatgaaCTTATAAGCGAAAAATGATTACGGATATagtatataattattagtttattagcATATCCGTAACAAGTCTTCTATTTAAccaaaactatttaaatttatgaaaaaaaatattcgaATTCCACTGGCAATCATTACCACAAGCTGTTCGATATCAATtcgttgaatttattttgttttgagcTTTGAATACGATTACTGAATTAATCCACCAAACTTTAAGATGGGATATGGCTATCATGATAAAGACTTTATACCAACAACTTTCCAAGTACTCCTAAAATATTCATACTTTTAAAGAGGGTAATGAAGTTTCTATTGAACCTTTAAGTGATATgactatatttaaatttaagtattgtAAAGCTAATTAAGGTCAGATAGTGTAAACTTTTCGTATATACCATTATTCCCACATTGATAACGATCCAGCATCCTTTTTTTTTGAACCTTAACAGATGAAGTATTTCCTTAAAAATAgccttgttttttttattggaaatttCTAGACAAATATTTTTGCTAAATAGCTTTCAAATTTCGAAATGTCTGGATATAATATTAGAAATGATCAGTAATTAtcaactatttattaaaatttaccaaaaattacaaatttagtAAATTTGATTTCTTGTATGATATCTCTTAATTCTGTGGATTTTTAAAACTAACTTtactaacaaaaacaaaagtgatAAAAGTATGGTAAAAAGTGTTTTCCTCAGGTTTTGTTAGAACAAGTATGTATGATAGGGCCAAATAATTATACCTGAactatttgaaaaatgtttattggTGAGACTTGAACTACTCTAATTTGTTGCTTGTTTAATGCACCAACCAAACAAGATAAGGAGGTTCTTTCAACCTTATTACAGATTACCAAACCCAACAAACACCTAAGTGTAGTCTCCTAAACCTTGGAAAGAGAcagcaaaacaaagaaaaatattattccttctcttttaatccaaacaaaatCCACCTCACTCTTAACCCTATTTTTCATTTCCTCTCTGTCCCTTTGTGTCCctaaatttcttcataaaacaCACTTCAATGGCCAACAAACTCAGAAAACTCTTCCCAGATGAAACAACAACCTCAAACCAAACCCAAACACAAGATTGCTATGGCTTATGTGACCCTGTATGCCCTTACAACTGTTACACTAACCAAGACTACTTCTTATCTCCACCACCACCATTTGTTTCACCATCAACACAAGTTAACCACATATCCTCCTATTTGATCATCATCGGTACTCTCTTCGCTGTCATTTTTGTTGTCATAGGTTTCTACGTGATCAAAGTGAAGTGCTATGCTGCATGGTGTGGATGGAGGCTCAACGGATCCCTTCCTTCTCAATCAGACACCAACACGGACGAGTTTCTCCATGAGAACCAAGTTGACCACCCCGTGTGGCTCATTGCCACGGTGGGGTTGCAACATTCAGTCATAAACTCAATCACGGTGTGCAAGTACAAAAGAAACGAAGGGTTGGTTGAAGGAACCGAGTGTTCGGTGTGTTTGAACGAGTTCCAAGAGGAAGAGACCTTGAGACTCTTGCCAAAGTGCAACCATGCTTTTCACATCCCTTGTATCGACACTTGGTTGAGATCACACACCAATTGTCCTCTTTGTCGTGCAGGTATTCTCTCTAACAGTGTTACTTCTGAAGCACCCGTGTCGAATTTGGAGCAAGAAAATGCGAATTTGGGAAGAAATCAAGACACCCTTTTGGAAAATTCAAGGAATGAAGGCTTGTTAAACAGCAACACGGTTGCAGGGGAATCAAGTGAAGCACTAGAGTTGGTTGATGAATCAAATTCTAAGGATCGGGTGCATGATCAAACTCAGAACCATCACGTTCTGGATATTGAGATTCACACAGAAATGCGGTCTGTTTCAACCACAGAATCTGAAATCCAtcatgttgttgatgatcataAGCACGATGAAACACATTTGCAAGGTGTTAATCGACGGAAGCAAGAGCAAGATGTTGATTACCACCCAAAAATGTGTAAAACAATGCGTCGTTGTTCCTCTATTGAAGAGTGTTTACATTTGAGCCCGGTATCCATGAAAAGATCATTCTCCTGCAATGGAAGGATTCTAACTTCCAGAGGTTGCATGACTCTAAACCCTATGCTCCATTCATCCCTGTTAGAATTTTCAATCTGTTAGAGATGAACATAGCCTGCCATGAGATACATATCCTTCGCAGGTTGGATTTTGAACACTGACATGGTGTACACAGCAAATtgggaaagagaaagagatcAATTTAATGAGGTTTGATTGTGaagaataaaatgttaattgtAATTGAAGTTTTAGCAAGTCATGCGACATTTGAAAGTAACTATGCTGTGCGCTATACCACAAATCACAATGTTCAACGGCACTGCAGAACATAACAGGTTTGCTCCCACAAAAGCGAACGAGGTACATTAAGTGCTCTTTTTTTTGGTTCTAAATTGTGTGCTAGtaaaagtttgatttttatCACATGATATTGTGTTCTGTTATCATAGTCCTACATAACAAACTGGATATGATAAAGCACAACCAGGTCATCATTATGTAATTGAAGTGGACCAAAATAAATTTGCATTGATGTCTCTGATTACTACAAATGTGCAAATCATAAGAACATAAGAAGAAAGCAAagtttttaattgtaaatatgCTTTTTATCAGTGACAAATTATTTGGTTATGGCTCATTGTGTGTCTGTAGCCCAACTGGTACTCGATACATATTTGTGATGAATCAAAGTAAAAGTTAATAGCATTTGAGTGTTacatgaaaattagaaaaaaatcatGGTAATCTTGAATCGTTTAGTAGTTTTTCATGACATGTTAATTGCCGTTTCAAATTGTACAAATGCAtggaataatttaaaagtttgtaacaaaaacaaactaatatatCTCCTTATTGAAcgaatatttcttaattttatttatcatatttcttaatttaattatatactcttcatttttcttctatttcaacaattaatattaatcatattaattttatgtaaattatttgatttttcaattgactaaaaaaatataaaatgcttCATTAGCGACACTAAAATAACCCACTCAAAGGAAGATACACGGACACAGACACGATTAGCATGCGTGATACGTGGGGACAAATACTTATTATGCTATTCTTGAAGCTATGAAGTTTCGGGTCGGCTTGGTAGGCCGACTCTAGTAGCATCTGCTCAATCCATACtaactcaatttttatattataattaataattgaagataGTGTCGGTCTAGCCggtgtattttctttttttcaaaaatttatattagagATAGCATATCAGTTTAGTCTAAGCTcactttatatatctttttttttaaaaaaaaaagttatatcaaTGATACTGTTAGTTA contains:
- the LOC106754645 gene encoding RING-H2 finger protein ATL54, producing the protein MANKLRKLFPDETTTSNQTQTQDCYGLCDPVCPYNCYTNQDYFLSPPPPFVSPSTQVNHISSYLIIIGTLFAVIFVVIGFYVIKVKCYAAWCGWRLNGSLPSQSDTNTDEFLHENQVDHPVWLIATVGLQHSVINSITVCKYKRNEGLVEGTECSVCLNEFQEEETLRLLPKCNHAFHIPCIDTWLRSHTNCPLCRAGILSNSVTSEAPVSNLEQENANLGRNQDTLLENSRNEGLLNSNTVAGESSEALELVDESNSKDRVHDQTQNHHVLDIEIHTEMRSVSTTESEIHHVVDDHKHDETHLQGVNRRKQEQDVDYHPKMCKTMRRCSSIEECLHLSPVSMKRSFSCNGRILTSRGCMTLNPMLHSSLLEFSIC